A segment of the Gemmatimonadales bacterium genome:
CCGACTTTGCCGAGGCGGTGGCCTCGTATCGGAAGGCGGAGGGCGCGTGGCACAACGCCCAGCGGATCGCCACGCTGGATGAGCAGCTCTTCGCCAACGACGCGCTCGCCCGGAGCGAGCTCGACCAGGCCCGGACCGACCTGGCCGCCGCCACTGCCGACCGGGATGCCGCGCTCTCCCAGCTCCGGTCGCTGGGTCTGGGTGAGGCCTCGATCGGCGCGATTCGCGACGGCAAGCCGGTCCCGGCGACCGAGGCCGCCGTCCGCGCTCCGATTGGGGGGACCCTGGTCGAGAAGCTGATCACGCCGGGGCAGCTCCTCCAGGCTGGCACCACGCCGTGCTTTACCATCGCGGATCTCTCGACCGTCTGGGTCATGGCCAACGTGTTCGAGAGCGACCTCGGCGCGGTGCAGCGCGGGGAGACGGCGTTCATTTCGACCGATGCGGCATTCGACACGCTCCCCGGGCGGGTCAACTACGTCGCCGACCTGGTGGACCCCGCCACCAAGGCGACCGCGGTGCGGGTCGTGGTACCGAACCCGAGGCGGCTCCTAAGGAGGGACATGCTCGTTCGGGTGACCATCCGCACCCTGCGACCACGAACGGGCATCACGGTTCCGGTGGTGGCCGTCCTCCGGGATGACGAGAACCTGCCGTTCGTCTATGTCGCGGCGGTGGGTGGCGCGTTCGACCGGCGGCGGGTGGACCTGGGCGGACGGGTGGGCGATCGCTACGAGGTCGCGT
Coding sequences within it:
- a CDS encoding efflux RND transporter periplasmic adaptor subunit; translation: MTDRLALGSTLLSALLAAAVVGCSRRAEPADHAANSTVEASTVELDTAQRSRIHLEKVEPRVFNASITTTGTVAFNSDRSTQVIAPISGPVSRILVSPGARVERGQPLAIVASPDFAEAVASYRKAEGAWHNAQRIATLDEQLFANDALARSELDQARTDLAAATADRDAALSQLRSLGLGEASIGAIRDGKPVPATEAAVRAPIGGTLVEKLITPGQLLQAGTTPCFTIADLSTVWVMANVFESDLGAVQRGETAFISTDAAFDTLPGRVNYVADLVDPATKATAVRVVVPNPRRLLRRDMLVRVTIRTLRPRTGITVPVVAVLRDDENLPFVYVAAVGGAFDRRRVDLGGRVGDRYEVASGLKAGESVVTDGALFLNGASTQ